The following proteins come from a genomic window of Nitrosopumilaceae archaeon AB1(1):
- a CDS encoding proteasome subunit beta, whose product MSNNVEEKILHGTTTVGIHASDGIVLCADMRASAGYFIANNNTMKIQKIADHAGLTLAGGVADAQNLTDVLRYNAGIHKVQKHRDLPIPSLARFCSLIFHQNRGYPFMADILIGGFDENGPSLFNIDMFGTVERKKYVTTGSGSPVAYGALEENYKDDITLEDAKLLALKAVKAAILRNIGTGDGINLATIDKHGFQLLTAEQKKTILPL is encoded by the coding sequence TTGTCAAATAATGTCGAAGAAAAAATACTACATGGAACTACTACGGTAGGAATACATGCCTCAGATGGCATAGTACTATGCGCAGATATGCGTGCTAGTGCAGGATATTTTATAGCCAATAATAATACAATGAAGATTCAAAAGATAGCAGATCATGCAGGTCTTACTCTTGCCGGTGGTGTGGCAGATGCTCAAAACCTAACTGATGTACTGCGATATAACGCAGGGATTCATAAAGTTCAAAAACACAGAGATTTACCCATACCATCACTGGCACGATTTTGTTCTTTAATATTTCATCAAAATCGTGGTTATCCATTTATGGCTGACATTCTAATTGGTGGTTTTGATGAGAATGGTCCTTCATTATTTAATATTGACATGTTTGGTACTGTAGAGCGCAAAAAGTATGTAACCACTGGAAGTGGTTCCCCCGTTGCGTATGGTGCTCTAGAAGAGAATTATAAAGATGATATCACACTTGAAGACGCAAAGTTACTTGCCCTCAAAGCTGTCAAAGCTGCCATTTTAAGAAATATTGGAACAGGCGATGGAATCAATCTAGCAACCATAGATAAACATGGATTCCAACTGTTAACCGCAGAACAAAAGAAAACTATACTACCCCTTTAA
- a CDS encoding tRNA (5-methylaminomethyl-2-thiouridylate)-methyltransferase, with amino-acid sequence MSKKKIVALLSGGLDSQLAVRMMQKQGFDVSAVAIKTPFCDFDCGRGCGFEIRERSEELGVDLKTVYLGDEYIKMLKNPKHRRGAGYNPCIDCRSMMFDAAKKHMEEIGAEFIISGEVLGQRPMSQHGQALGVIEKDSDLKGKIVRPLSAGLLPPTIPENDGLIRREDMGTIRGRSRKIQLQMAKEFNIKNPPNAGGGCLLTNPSFGRKTKDLFEHTDMPTINEIDLLKVGRHFRFDKITKLIVGRDHQENQTISALALPEDIILETETYMGPTSLLRGNKEHLEKAARITLRYSDAPKSGIHTVRTGTTQAQVSRAEPDDMESFRIL; translated from the coding sequence ATGTCTAAAAAGAAAATAGTAGCCCTCCTATCCGGCGGTCTTGACAGCCAGCTAGCAGTCAGAATGATGCAAAAGCAGGGATTTGACGTGTCTGCCGTAGCAATCAAGACACCATTTTGTGACTTTGATTGCGGAAGAGGTTGTGGATTTGAAATTAGAGAAAGGTCTGAAGAGCTAGGAGTAGATCTCAAAACAGTATACTTGGGAGATGAATATATCAAAATGCTAAAAAATCCAAAACATAGAAGAGGTGCAGGATATAATCCTTGTATTGATTGTCGTTCCATGATGTTTGATGCAGCAAAGAAACACATGGAAGAGATTGGTGCAGAGTTTATTATATCTGGAGAAGTATTAGGTCAAAGACCCATGAGCCAACACGGTCAAGCGCTTGGAGTGATAGAGAAAGATTCAGATCTAAAGGGCAAAATAGTCAGACCACTATCTGCAGGACTATTACCACCAACAATTCCAGAAAATGACGGACTAATCAGACGAGAAGACATGGGAACAATCAGAGGACGCTCAAGAAAGATACAACTTCAAATGGCCAAAGAGTTTAACATCAAAAACCCACCAAATGCAGGAGGCGGATGTCTCCTAACAAATCCATCATTTGGAAGAAAGACTAAAGATCTATTCGAGCACACAGATATGCCAACAATTAATGAGATAGACCTACTAAAGGTTGGAAGACATTTCAGATTTGACAAAATCACGAAATTAATAGTAGGCAGAGACCACCAGGAAAATCAGACCATATCGGCCCTTGCACTACCTGAGGATATCATACTAGAGACTGAAACATACATGGGTCCGACCTCACTGCTCAGAGGCAATAAGGAACACCTAGAGAAAGCAGCGAGAATCACCCTACGATACTCTGATGCACCAAAATCAGGAATTCATACGGTACGTACAGGCACGACTCAGGCACAAGTCAGTCGTGCAGAACCGGACGATATGGAGTCATTCCGGATTCTATAG
- the sepF gene encoding cell division protein SepF, which translates to MQKQENETYLKAFTIKDPSDLDAIKADIKKGMILILKVTPLAQKDVAKLRNMVEEIHQIAKRENADIARLGEERIIVTPNGIKIWKPEYDLK; encoded by the coding sequence ATGCAAAAGCAAGAAAACGAGACATACCTCAAAGCGTTCACCATCAAGGATCCTAGCGATCTAGATGCGATAAAAGCTGACATCAAAAAAGGCATGATTCTCATCCTAAAGGTAACACCTCTAGCGCAAAAAGACGTAGCCAAACTACGAAACATGGTAGAAGAGATTCACCAGATTGCAAAGAGAGAAAATGCAGACATTGCCCGATTAGGTGAAGAGAGAATCATCGTAACTCCAAATGGAATAAAAATTTGGAAGCCAGAGTATGATCTAAAATAA
- a CDS encoding beta-CASP ribonuclease aCPSF1 — MEKKSKTDTSQNMIAIVLQSLPADASVTRIEYAGPYIAIYTDKPRRLLSDTSIISNLVSTIKKRIIVRTDESMRKPADEAKQIISKLVPKEADLQNVLFDPVSGVASVQVKRPWLLRADSGKFDYVKTVEESGWKIRVRKASTGTSNTIQTIQHALQTSVPERSKQLRSIGDDIFRSRLVQRTEASLFTLGGFGQVGRFSMLLATPESKVLIDCGINPGARHPTDSFPRLDWLDLTLDDLDAVVIGHAHLDHTGFLPVLCKYGYKGPIYCTEPTLPMMNLIQLDAIKVASAQGRVPMYSDRDVKQIMRQTITLPYGTVTDISPDIKLVLANAGHILGSSLCHFHIGNGGHNFVYSGDIKFAKSILFEAANVNFPRVETLLIESTYGAKEDIQPSRDEVETSFNQAVNETLKGGGKVLIPIPAVGRAQEIMMVIDQYMKSGDMVEAPVFTEGMISEASVIHESFPEYLARDLKQRILETDDNPFDSEYFTNIDHVDRRDEAMREGSPCIILATSGMLEGGPVLEYFRNLAPHEKNKILFVSYQVNGTMGRRVLDGARQVSMMTQTGKVEAVSINCQMEKLDGFSGHSDYNQLLSFVHKLRPKLKRVLVNHGERRKSENLSAVIRKMYRLPAHYPQIQESIKLF, encoded by the coding sequence ATGGAAAAAAAATCAAAAACAGATACTAGTCAAAATATGATTGCTATAGTACTACAGAGTCTACCTGCTGATGCAAGTGTAACTAGGATAGAGTACGCAGGTCCCTATATTGCAATATATACAGACAAGCCTCGCCGTCTACTCTCTGATACCAGTATTATATCTAATCTAGTTAGTACGATTAAAAAGAGAATCATCGTTCGTACAGACGAGTCTATGCGTAAACCTGCAGATGAGGCAAAACAAATCATATCCAAACTAGTCCCAAAAGAGGCCGATCTGCAGAATGTCTTGTTTGATCCCGTCTCTGGAGTTGCCTCTGTTCAGGTAAAGAGACCCTGGCTTTTGCGTGCAGATTCTGGTAAATTCGATTATGTAAAGACTGTAGAGGAATCTGGTTGGAAGATTAGAGTCCGCAAGGCATCTACAGGCACATCTAATACTATACAGACCATCCAGCACGCTCTGCAGACATCTGTCCCTGAGCGTTCAAAACAACTACGAAGTATAGGCGATGATATCTTTAGAAGTAGACTTGTTCAGAGGACAGAGGCATCTTTATTCACCCTTGGTGGATTTGGCCAAGTCGGTAGATTTTCAATGCTACTAGCTACCCCTGAAAGTAAAGTCTTGATAGACTGTGGGATAAATCCCGGAGCTCGTCATCCAACGGATTCATTCCCTAGACTAGATTGGCTTGACTTAACTCTAGATGATCTTGACGCAGTAGTAATTGGTCACGCACATCTTGATCACACAGGATTTTTACCGGTACTGTGCAAGTATGGATACAAGGGACCGATATACTGTACGGAACCAACATTGCCAATGATGAATCTAATTCAACTCGATGCAATCAAAGTAGCCTCTGCACAGGGTAGAGTTCCAATGTACTCTGATCGTGATGTAAAGCAGATAATGCGCCAAACAATCACATTACCATATGGGACAGTCACTGACATTTCACCGGACATTAAACTTGTCTTGGCAAACGCAGGTCACATTCTTGGCTCATCTCTGTGTCATTTTCATATCGGTAATGGTGGTCATAATTTTGTGTATTCTGGTGATATTAAATTTGCAAAAAGTATTCTGTTTGAGGCAGCCAATGTAAATTTCCCACGTGTTGAGACTCTACTAATTGAAAGTACATACGGTGCTAAAGAGGATATTCAACCATCACGCGACGAGGTAGAGACATCATTTAATCAAGCTGTAAATGAGACATTAAAGGGAGGCGGTAAAGTACTAATCCCAATACCTGCTGTTGGCCGTGCACAGGAAATCATGATGGTAATAGACCAGTATATGAAATCCGGCGATATGGTAGAGGCACCAGTATTTACCGAAGGTATGATATCAGAGGCCTCAGTTATTCATGAGAGTTTTCCAGAGTATTTGGCACGTGATTTGAAGCAGAGAATACTAGAGACTGACGATAATCCCTTTGATTCAGAATACTTTACCAATATAGATCATGTCGATAGACGAGATGAGGCTATGCGAGAGGGATCACCTTGTATTATCTTGGCGACATCCGGTATGCTAGAAGGCGGTCCGGTGTTGGAGTACTTTAGAAATCTTGCACCACATGAAAAAAATAAGATTCTCTTTGTATCGTATCAGGTAAATGGTACAATGGGAAGAAGAGTATTGGATGGCGCAAGGCAGGTCTCTATGATGACTCAGACTGGTAAAGTAGAAGCTGTCTCGATAAACTGTCAGATGGAAAAGTTGGATGGATTTAGTGGTCACAGCGATTATAATCAATTATTATCATTTGTCCATAAATTACGTCCCAAGTTGAAACGAGTATTGGTCAATCACGGAGAGCGTCGTAAATCTGAGAATCTATCTGCTGTGATACGTAAGATGTATCGTCTTCCAGCTCATTATCCACAGATTCAAGAATCTATAAAATTATTTTAG